A genomic segment from Chanos chanos chromosome 2, fChaCha1.1, whole genome shotgun sequence encodes:
- the stard14 gene encoding START domain containing 14, with protein sequence MSGILPDESSFSDFRRQCLTTENWYSKYNKNGMEVWVEVPPAMPSQGNKNTVNRVHKIKCRMDIKDVSAATMYDVLHDSQYRKQWDPTMLESFDIARLSHNADVGYYSWICPKPLKNRDVVTLRSWQVSEDEYIIINFSVKHPKYPPRKDLVRAISILTGYLVKSTGPNSCSFTYLSQADPKGSLPKWVVNKASQVLAPKVLKSVHKAGQNYPQWKNQNSPDHKPWLYPLQSDLPMMNPAELAIQRGDSLENVDESSMRDVQENEDSS encoded by the exons ATGTCGGGAATTCTACCAGACGAGTCGAGTTTTTCTGACTTCAGAAGACAGTGTTTGACAACGGAGAACTGGTATAGCAAATATAATAAGAATGGAATGGAGGTGTGGGTCGAGGTGCCCCCTGCAATGCCGTCACAAGGGAACAAAAATACTGTAAACAGAGTACACAAAATTAAG tGCAGGATGGACATAAAGGACGTATCGGCCGCCACTATGTATGACGTTCTCCATGACAGTCAGTATAGGAAACAGTGGGATCCCACCATGCTGGAGAGTTTTGACATTGCCCGTTTGTCCCACAACGCCGATGTGGGCTACTACTCAT GGATTTGTCCGAAGCCGCTAAAGAACAGAGACGTGGTAACTTTGCGATCATGGCAAGTCTCTGAGGACGAGTACATTATTATTAACTTCTCCGTCAAACATCCG AAATATCCTCCTCGTAAAGACTTGGTGAGGGCCATCTCCATCCTAACAGGCTACTTGGTAAAATCCACTGGTCCAAACAGCTGTTCCTTCACATACCTCTCTCAGGCTGATCCTAAAG GTTCTCTTCCAAAATGGGTGGTCAACAAAGCATCTCAAGTCCTGGCTCCAAAA gTCCTCAAGAGTGTGCATAAGGCAGGCCAGAACTATCCACAGTGGAAGAACCAGAACTCTCCAGATCACAAGCCCTGGCTCTACCCTCTGCAGAGTGACTTGCCCATGATGAACCCAGCTGAGCTCGCCATCCAGCGCGGGGACTCGCTGGAGAACGTGGACGAGAGCTCGATGCGGGACGTTCAGGAGAACGAAGACAGCAGCTAA
- the pdzd11 gene encoding PDZ domain-containing protein 11 isoform X1 — MDQKIPYDDYQLPVVFLPSYENPPAWIPPQDRIHHPDYNNELTQFLPRNIVLKKPPGAQLGFNIRGGKASQLGIFISKVVPDSDAHRAGLQEGDQVLSVNDVDFQDIEHSRAVEILKTAREIVMRVRYFPYNYQRQKERTVH, encoded by the exons ATGGATCAAAAGATTCCGTATGATGATTATCAACTCCCCGTGGTCTTTCTGCCCTCCTATGAAAACCCACCTGCATGGATTCCACCGCAGGAT AGGATTCATCACCCTGACTACAACAATGAACTTACCCAGTTCCTGCCTCGCAATATTGTGTTAAAGAAGCCACCAGGTGCTCAGCTGGGCTTCAACATCCGTGGAGGAAAAGCTTCACAACTTGGCATCTTCATTTCTAAG GTTGTACCCGATTCCGATGCTCACAGGGCTGGCCTTCAAGAGGGGGATCAAGTTCTGTCAGTCAATGATGTGGATTTCCAGGATATAGAACACTCaagg GCTGTGGAAATTTTGAAGACGGCCAGAGAGATTGTTATGAGAGTCCGCTACTTCCCTTACA actaccagagacagaaggagaggactgtacactag
- the pdzd11 gene encoding PDZ domain-containing protein 11 isoform X2 has product MDQKIPYDDYQLPVVFLPSYENPPAWIPPQDRIHHPDYNNELTQFLPRNIVLKKPPGAQVVPDSDAHRAGLQEGDQVLSVNDVDFQDIEHSRAVEILKTAREIVMRVRYFPYNYQRQKERTVH; this is encoded by the exons ATGGATCAAAAGATTCCGTATGATGATTATCAACTCCCCGTGGTCTTTCTGCCCTCCTATGAAAACCCACCTGCATGGATTCCACCGCAGGAT AGGATTCATCACCCTGACTACAACAATGAACTTACCCAGTTCCTGCCTCGCAATATTGTGTTAAAGAAGCCACCAGGTGCTC AGGTTGTACCCGATTCCGATGCTCACAGGGCTGGCCTTCAAGAGGGGGATCAAGTTCTGTCAGTCAATGATGTGGATTTCCAGGATATAGAACACTCaagg GCTGTGGAAATTTTGAAGACGGCCAGAGAGATTGTTATGAGAGTCCGCTACTTCCCTTACA actaccagagacagaaggagaggactgtacactag
- the gdpd2 gene encoding glycerophosphoinositol inositolphosphodiesterase GDPD2 → MSRRESPCRICFRGIYSCHWRRARRSEPKCPCCWFTALSVAAVLTLIWMYICFVAFNDQNDVNWKGFKILGMWVDWYFILIILSAVLASYCLLLLLFALFQLALREPLDLHWLHKVLLFLGSVIVVLGIVGIIFQWKEVLPTIPLSLQATAPFLHLGVIVALTLISWLVFRSYHRAKRTVSKVLIMVAFIGVSVAVFLCPLLIRSPCLIDTLPQKPALVGHRGAPMLAPENTMMSFRKSMECDVTAFETDVLLSKDNVSFLMHDHDSKFLRRTTNIGLNESGESTDYYWRDLKKLNAGEWFLKMDPFRSLSSLSEADKDEARNQIIPSLNDLLNLAKNNNISLIFDMKNATENNSHVHHTVQTILDSNISQDLIWWLPPVDRDHVKIAAPGFRQVYTNVSQMEVSGGNFLNMKYSALSTEEIRNLRSRNISVNLWTVNERWLFSLAWCSGVSSVTTNACHLLKDMSKPDWHLRPTLYRNIWISADIVSLLFMCIFFLLQWSLDSSIKSQQSPLMTERASRRLRAMKKGTGSALLPPLDDTMYCLPSHQPLE, encoded by the exons ATGTCGCGGAGGGAGAGCCCTTGCCGAATCTGCTTCAGAGGGATCTACAGCTGCCACTGGAGGCGTGCGAGAAGGAGCGAACCAAAA tgtccGTGCTGCTGGTTCACAGCACTCTCTGTGGCTGCCGTGCTTACCCTGATTTGgatgtacatttgttttgtagCGTTCAATGACCAAAACGATGTGAACTG GAAAGGCTTCAAAATCCTGGGCATGTGGGTAGACTGGTATTTTATACTCATCATCTTATCTGCAGTGCTGGCATCATACTGTTTACTGCTACTG ctTTTTGCATTGTTCCAGTTAGCATTGAGAGAACCTCTGGATTTGCATTGGCTGCACAAG GTGCTTCTCTTCCTAGGCTCAGTCATTGTCGTGCTAGGGATCGTTGGAATAATCTTCCAGTGGAAAGAAGTGTTGCCTACCATCCCTCTGTCACTTCAG GCCACAGCACCTTTTCTGCATTTGGGAGTCATAGTCGCTTTGACTCTAATCAGCTGGCTGGTTTTCCGGAGTTACCACAGAGCCAAAAGAACCG TCTCTAAGGTCCTCATAATGGTGGCCTTCATTGGGGTCTCAGTCGCGGTCTTTCTGTGTCCTCTTCTCATCCGTTCTCCGTGTTTGATTGACACGCTTCCACAAAAACCTGCTCTTGTCGGGCACAGGGGCGCACCCATG CTGGCTCCAGAGAACACCATGATGTCTTTTAGGAAAAGTATGGAGTGCGATGTAACCGCCTTTGAGACTGACGTCCTGTTAAG CAAAGACAATGTATCCTTCCTCATGCATGATCATGACTCAAAGTTTCTAAGGAGAACAACTAACATAGGTCTTAATGAAAGCGGTGAAAGCACTGACTACTACTGGCGTGACCTAAAGAAATTAAACGCTGGAGAGTGGTTTCTAAAG atggaTCCGTTTCGGTCATTGTCCTCCTTATCGGAAGCCGATAAAGACGAGGCTCGAAACCAGATCATACCTTCTCTGAACGATCTCCTGAACCTGGCGAAGAATAACAACATATCGCTGATCTTTGATATGAAAAACGCCACTGAAAACAACAGTCACGTACACCACACAGTACAAACCATTCTGGATTCTAACATCTCACAGGACCTG ATTTGGTGGCTTCCTCCTGTTGACAGAGATCATGTGAAAATAGCTGCACCAGGGTTTCGCCAGGTTTATACCAACGTGTCTCAAATGGAAGTCAGTGGTGGGAACTTTCTGAATATGAAATACAGTGCACTGAGCACTGAGGAAATTAG aAACTTACGAAGCAGGAACATCTCTGTGAACCTGTGGACGGTAAATGAACGCTGGCTCTTTTCACTAGCGTGGTGCTCGGGGGTTAGCTCAGTGACAACCAACGCTTGTCACCTCCTCAAAGATATGTCCAAGCCTGACTGGCATTTG AGGCCTACGCTATACAGAAACATCTGGATCTCTGCGGATATTGTGTCCTTGCTGTTCATGTGCATATTCTTTCTTTTGCAGTG GAGTTTGGATAGCTCGATCAAGTCCCAGCAGTCTCCGCTGATGACCGAACGAGCTAGCCGGCGTCTACGCGCGATGAAAAAGGGAACAGGTAGTGCTTTACTGCCACCACTGGACGATACTATGTACTGCCTTCCTTCACATCAACCACTGGAGTGA